In Lycium ferocissimum isolate CSIRO_LF1 chromosome 11, AGI_CSIRO_Lferr_CH_V1, whole genome shotgun sequence, a single genomic region encodes these proteins:
- the LOC132036830 gene encoding ammonium transporter 1 member 3, whose amino-acid sequence MDSSWEASVTDSINAIYLLFSAYLVFIMQLGFAMLCAGSVRAKNALNIMLTNVVDAVVGSLSYYLFGFAFAFGESSNPFIGTSYFALKDIPSSSYDYSFFLYQWAFAIAVAGITSGSIAERTQFTAYLFFSFFLTGFVYPVVAHWLWSSNGWLSPNSSSLLFDSGAIDFAGSGVVHLVGGIAGFWGAIIEGPRVGRFDAFGKPVKMRGHNATLVVLGTFLLWFGWFGFNPGSFNKILVPYPHMVDQGNWTSVGRTAVTTTLAGSTAGIVTLFGRRILVGHWDAMDVCNGVLGGFVAITSGCSVVEPWAAIVCGFCAAWVLIGLNILALKFKFDDPLEAAQLHGGCGAWGLIFTGLFAKEEFVLQAYNAGKTQTIRPSGLILGGGWGLFGAQIVELLSVVVWVSLTMGPLFYLLQKLGILRISSDEEVAGLDISSHGGYAYDASQEESGHRFYGEYLRMQHQ is encoded by the exons ATGGATTCTTCATGGGAAGCTAGTGTTACAGATTCCATAAATGCCATTTATCTTTTATTCTCAGCTTACTTAGTATTTATAATGCAATTAGGTTTTGCCATGCTATGTGCAGGCTCAGTCAGGGCGAAAAACGCCCTGAATATTATGCTTACCAACGTCGTTGACGCGGTTGTTGGTAGCCTTTCTTATTACCTTTTCGGTTTTGCTTTTGCTTTTGGCGAGTCATCGAATCCATTTATAGGCACTAGTTATTTTGCACTTAAAGATATTCCTTCAAGTTCTTATGACTATAGTTTCTTTCTTTATCAATGGGCTTTTGCTATTGCTGTAGCTGGTATTACTAGTGGATCAATAGCTGAAcgtacacaatttacagcttatctttttttctcattttttcttaCTGGTTTTGTTTATCCTGTTGTTGCACATTGGCTTTGGTCTTCTAATGGTTGGTTAAGTCCTAATTCAAGTTCTTTATTATTTGATTCTGGTGCTATTGATTTTGCTGGTAGTGGTGTGGTTCATTTGGTTGGTGGGATTGCTGGTTTTTGGGGTGCAATTATTGAAGGACCAAGAGTTGGAAGATTTGATGCATTTGGTAAACCTGTGAAAATGAGAGGCCATAATGCAACTCTAGTTGTGCTTGGAACATTTTTGTTGTGGTTTGGATGGTTCGGGTTTAACCCGGGCTCGTTCAACAAGATTCTTGTCCCGTACCCACATATGGTCGACCAAG GTAACTGGACCTCCGTGGGCCGGACCGCGGTCACAACGACGCTGGCAGGCTCCACGGCGGGGATCGTCACCTTGTTCGGTCGTAGGATACTGGTGGGACATTGGGATGCAATGGATGTATGCAATGGAGTCCTTGGTGGGTTCGTCGCGATCACTTCAGGTTGCTCAGTGGTTGAACCATGGGCTGCAATTGTGTGTGGGTTCTGTGCAGCTTGGGTTCTAATTGGACTCAACATTTTAGCGCTTAAATTCAAATTCGATGATCCGTTAGAGGCAGCACAATTGCATGGAGGGTGTGGAGCTTGGGGTTTGATTTTTACAGGGTTGTTTGCTAAAGAAGAATTTGTATTACAAGCTTATAATGCTGGTAAAACACAAACTATACGACCTTCCGGGCTAATTTTAGGAGGCGGATGGGGTTTATTCGGGGCACAAATAGTTGAACTTTTGAGCGTTGTTGTTTGGGTAAGTTTGACAATGGGGCCTCTATTCTATCTACTTCAGAAACTTGGAATTCTGAGGATATCGTCAGACGAGGAGGTTGCTGGTCTTGATATCTCGAGTCATGGAGGTTATGCCTACGATGCTAGTCAAGAAGAAAGCGGTCATCGCTTCTATGGTGAGTATTTAAGGATGCAACACCAATGA